One window of Streptomyces sp. SUK 48 genomic DNA carries:
- a CDS encoding carboxyl transferase domain-containing protein, with protein sequence MTVLDTALDTHHPDYTARREAMLGKLAALDGEHTKALAGGGEKYVQRHRERGKLLARERIELLLDPDTPFLELSPLAAWGSEYAVGASLVTGIGVVEGVECLITANDPTVRGGASNPWSLRKALRANDIALANRLPCISLVESGGADLPSQKEIFIPGGAIFRDLTRLSAAGIPTVAVVFGNSTAGGAYVPGMSDHVIMVKERAKVFLGGPPLVKMATGEESDDESLGGAEMHARVSGLADYFAVDERDALRQARRVVARLNHRKAGADPGPAEPPEYDPEELLGIVPGDLKIPFDPREVVARIVDGSDFDEFKPLYGTSLVTGWAALHGYPVGILANAQGVLFSAESQKAAQFIQLANQRDIPLLFLHNTTGYMVGKEYEQGGIIKHGAMMINAVSNSRVPHLSVLMGASYGAGHYGMCGRAYDPRFLFAWPSAKSAVMGPQQLAGVLSIVARQSAAAKGRPYDEDADAALRAMVEQQIESESLPMFLSGRLYDDGVIDPRDTRTVLGLCLSAIHTAPYEGARGGFGVFRM encoded by the coding sequence GTGACCGTCCTCGACACGGCCCTGGACACCCACCACCCCGACTACACGGCCCGTCGCGAGGCCATGCTCGGCAAACTCGCCGCACTGGACGGCGAACACACCAAGGCGCTCGCGGGCGGCGGCGAGAAGTACGTCCAACGGCACCGCGAGCGTGGCAAGTTGCTCGCCCGGGAGCGTATCGAGCTGCTCCTCGACCCGGACACCCCGTTCCTGGAGCTGTCCCCGCTCGCCGCCTGGGGCAGCGAGTACGCCGTCGGCGCCTCGCTCGTCACCGGCATCGGCGTGGTCGAGGGCGTGGAGTGCCTGATCACCGCCAACGACCCGACCGTGCGCGGCGGCGCCAGCAATCCCTGGAGCCTGAGGAAGGCCCTGCGCGCCAACGACATCGCGCTCGCCAACCGGCTGCCCTGCATCAGCCTGGTGGAGTCGGGCGGCGCCGATCTGCCCTCGCAGAAAGAGATCTTCATCCCCGGCGGCGCCATCTTCCGTGATCTCACCCGGCTTTCGGCCGCCGGAATCCCGACCGTGGCCGTCGTCTTCGGCAACTCCACGGCGGGCGGCGCCTACGTCCCCGGCATGTCCGACCACGTGATCATGGTCAAGGAACGGGCCAAGGTGTTCCTCGGCGGCCCGCCGCTGGTGAAGATGGCCACCGGCGAGGAGAGCGACGACGAGTCCCTGGGCGGCGCCGAGATGCACGCCCGCGTCTCCGGGCTCGCCGACTACTTCGCCGTGGACGAGCGGGACGCCCTGCGCCAGGCGCGCCGGGTGGTCGCGCGGCTCAACCACCGCAAGGCGGGCGCCGATCCGGGCCCGGCCGAGCCGCCCGAGTACGACCCGGAGGAACTGCTGGGCATCGTCCCCGGGGACCTGAAGATCCCCTTCGATCCGCGCGAGGTCGTCGCCCGGATCGTGGACGGCTCCGACTTCGACGAGTTCAAGCCGCTGTACGGCACCAGCCTGGTGACCGGCTGGGCGGCGCTGCACGGCTACCCCGTCGGCATCCTCGCCAACGCCCAAGGGGTGCTGTTCAGCGCGGAGTCGCAGAAGGCCGCCCAGTTCATCCAGCTCGCCAACCAGCGCGACATCCCGCTGCTCTTCCTGCACAACACCACCGGCTACATGGTCGGCAAGGAGTACGAGCAGGGCGGGATCATCAAGCACGGCGCGATGATGATCAACGCGGTGTCCAACTCCCGGGTCCCGCACCTCTCCGTCCTCATGGGCGCCTCCTACGGCGCCGGGCACTACGGCATGTGCGGCCGGGCCTACGACCCCCGCTTCCTGTTCGCCTGGCCCAGCGCCAAGTCCGCCGTCATGGGCCCCCAGCAGCTCGCGGGGGTGCTGTCGATCGTCGCCCGGCAGTCGGCGGCGGCGAAGGGCCGGCCGTACGACGAGGACGCGGACGCCGCCCTGCGCGCCATGGTGGAGCAGCAGATCGAGTCCGAGTCGCTGCCGATGTTCCTGTCGGGGCGGCTGTACGACGACGGCGTCATCGACCCGCGCGACACCCGTACCGTCCTCGGCCTGTGCCTCTCCGCGATCCACACCGCCCCCTACGAGGGCGCGCGCGGCGGCTTCGGCGTCTTCCGGATGTGA
- a CDS encoding 2-oxoglutarate and iron-dependent oxygenase domain-containing protein, giving the protein MTSHTATTSSYDQLPVIDLSAADRGPRSRDLLHAQLHGAAHDVGFFQLVGHGVTRAETDALITAMRAFFELPEADRLALDNVNSPHFRGYTRTGDERTGGARDWRDQLDIGAERPARVPGPGEPPYWWLQGPNQWPAALPELRTAALAWIDRLSAVAQRLLHELLTAIGAPADFYDPIFGDRAHPHLKLVRYPGSAGDGADQGVGAHKDYGFLTLLLQDTVGGLQVQREDGRFHDVPPLENAFVVNLGELLEVATNGYLLATNHRVVSPAGATERFSIPFFYNPRLDGKVAPLPFPGATRAPGITTDPTNPLFAEYGYNELKGKLRAHPLVAERHHGDLLTPA; this is encoded by the coding sequence ATGACTTCGCACACCGCGACGACGTCGTCGTACGACCAGCTGCCCGTCATCGACCTCTCCGCCGCCGACCGCGGCCCCCGCAGCCGGGACCTGCTGCACGCCCAGCTGCACGGCGCCGCGCACGACGTCGGCTTCTTCCAGCTGGTCGGGCACGGCGTGACCAGGGCCGAGACCGACGCGCTGATCACCGCCATGCGCGCCTTCTTCGAGCTCCCCGAGGCCGACCGGCTGGCGCTGGACAACGTCAACTCCCCGCACTTCCGGGGCTATACGCGCACCGGCGACGAGCGCACCGGCGGCGCCCGCGACTGGCGCGACCAGCTCGACATCGGCGCCGAGCGGCCCGCCCGGGTGCCCGGCCCCGGCGAGCCGCCGTACTGGTGGCTTCAGGGCCCCAACCAGTGGCCGGCCGCCCTGCCCGAGCTGCGCACCGCCGCCCTCGCCTGGATCGACCGGCTCAGCGCGGTCGCCCAGCGCCTGCTGCACGAGCTGCTGACCGCCATCGGCGCCCCCGCCGACTTCTACGACCCGATCTTCGGCGACCGGGCCCACCCGCACCTCAAGCTGGTGCGCTACCCCGGCAGCGCGGGCGACGGCGCGGACCAGGGCGTCGGCGCGCACAAGGACTACGGCTTCCTCACCCTGCTGCTTCAGGACACCGTCGGCGGCCTCCAGGTCCAGCGCGAGGACGGCCGCTTCCACGACGTGCCGCCGCTGGAGAACGCCTTCGTCGTCAACCTCGGCGAACTCCTGGAGGTCGCCACCAACGGCTACCTCCTCGCCACCAACCACCGGGTGGTCAGCCCGGCGGGGGCGACGGAACGCTTCTCGATCCCGTTCTTCTACAACCCCCGCCTGGACGGCAAGGTCGCCCCGCTCCCCTTCCCGGGCGCCACCCGGGCCCCGGGCATCACCACCGACCCGACGAACCCCCTGTTCGCCGAGTACGGCTACAACGAGCTGAAGGGCAAGCTGCGGGCGCACCCGCTGGTGGCGGAGCGGCACCACGGCGACCTGCTGACACCGGCCTAG
- a CDS encoding biotin carboxylase N-terminal domain-containing protein: MIQTLLVANRGEIACRIFRTCADLGIRTVAVYSDADERALHTRRADAAVRLPGAAPADTYLRGDLVVKAALATGADAVHPGYGFLSENPDFARAVLDAGLTWIGPPPEAIEAMASKTRAKRLMGLEPLGEVTQGDLPVLVKAAAGGGGRGMRIVRRLDELRDALEGARAEAASAFGDGEVFVEPYLENGRHIEVQILADTHGTVWPLGTRDCSLQRRHQKVIEEAPAPGLPERLARELRTLAVRAARAVSYVGAGTVEFLVADGRAHFLEMNTRLQVEHPVTEAVFGLDLVAEQLRIAEGHALEQDPPGPRGHAIEVRLYAEDPARDWAPQTGTLHRLAVPPGVRLDTGYGDGDPIGVHYDPMLAKLVAHAPTRAEAVRRLAGALESAVLHGPVTNRDLLVRSLRHEEFTSGRMDTGFYDRHLAALTAPAPDPLAPLAAALADAHGRSRFGGWRNVPSQDQVKRYAAAGEETEVRYRHTRAGLAADGVRIVRADAGTVVLEADGVRRTFAVARYGDEVYVNTERLLALPRFPDPTAQLAPGSLVAPMPGTVVRVAEGLTEGATVTAGQPLIWLEAMKMQHQISAPTAGTLTSLHAEPGQQVEPGLLLAVVQPA; this comes from the coding sequence ATGATCCAGACACTGCTGGTCGCCAACCGCGGCGAGATCGCCTGCCGTATCTTCCGCACCTGCGCCGACCTCGGCATCCGTACGGTCGCCGTGTACTCGGACGCCGATGAGCGCGCCCTGCACACGCGCCGGGCGGACGCGGCGGTACGGCTGCCGGGCGCGGCGCCCGCCGACACCTATCTGCGCGGCGACCTGGTCGTGAAGGCCGCCCTCGCGACCGGCGCGGACGCCGTGCACCCCGGTTACGGCTTCCTCTCCGAGAATCCGGACTTCGCCCGCGCGGTCCTGGACGCCGGTCTGACCTGGATCGGGCCGCCCCCCGAGGCCATCGAGGCCATGGCCTCCAAGACGCGCGCCAAGCGGCTGATGGGCCTCGAACCCCTGGGGGAGGTCACCCAGGGGGACCTGCCGGTCCTGGTGAAGGCGGCGGCCGGCGGCGGGGGGCGCGGAATGCGGATCGTGCGCCGCCTGGACGAGCTCCGGGACGCCCTGGAAGGGGCGCGCGCGGAAGCGGCGAGCGCCTTCGGGGACGGCGAGGTGTTCGTCGAGCCGTACCTGGAGAACGGCCGCCACATCGAGGTGCAGATCCTCGCCGACACCCACGGCACCGTCTGGCCGCTGGGCACCCGCGACTGCTCCCTCCAGCGCCGTCACCAGAAGGTGATCGAGGAGGCCCCGGCACCCGGCCTGCCCGAGCGCCTGGCGCGGGAGCTGCGGACGCTGGCGGTGCGGGCCGCGCGCGCCGTCTCCTACGTCGGCGCGGGCACCGTCGAGTTCCTGGTCGCCGACGGCCGCGCGCACTTCCTGGAGATGAACACCCGGCTCCAGGTCGAACACCCGGTGACGGAGGCGGTGTTCGGGCTCGACCTGGTCGCCGAGCAGCTCCGGATCGCCGAGGGCCACGCCCTGGAGCAGGACCCGCCGGGCCCGCGCGGCCACGCGATCGAGGTCCGCCTCTACGCCGAGGACCCGGCCCGCGACTGGGCCCCGCAGACCGGCACCCTGCACCGGCTCGCCGTACCGCCCGGGGTCCGCCTGGACACCGGCTACGGCGACGGCGATCCCATCGGCGTCCACTACGACCCGATGCTCGCCAAGCTCGTCGCCCACGCCCCGACCCGGGCGGAGGCGGTCCGGCGGCTCGCGGGCGCCCTGGAGTCGGCGGTGCTGCACGGCCCCGTCACCAACCGCGACCTGCTCGTCCGCTCCCTGCGCCACGAGGAGTTCACCTCCGGCCGGATGGACACCGGCTTCTACGACCGCCACTTGGCCGCCCTCACCGCGCCCGCCCCCGACCCGCTCGCCCCGCTGGCCGCCGCCCTCGCCGACGCCCACGGCCGCTCCCGCTTCGGCGGCTGGCGCAACGTGCCGTCCCAGGACCAGGTCAAGCGGTACGCGGCGGCGGGGGAGGAGACCGAGGTCCGCTACCGGCACACCCGCGCGGGCCTGGCGGCGGACGGGGTACGGATCGTCCGCGCCGACGCGGGCACGGTCGTACTCGAAGCGGACGGCGTACGACGGACGTTCGCGGTGGCGCGGTACGGCGACGAGGTGTACGTGAACACCGAGCGGCTTCTCGCGCTGCCCCGCTTTCCCGATCCCACCGCCCAGCTCGCCCCGGGCTCCCTGGTGGCGCCGATGCCCGGCACGGTCGTACGTGTCGCCGAGGGCCTGACGGAGGGCGCGACGGTCACCGCCGGCCAGCCCCTGATCTGGCTGGAGGCGATGAAGATGCAGCACCAGATCTCGGCCCCGACCGCGGGCACCCTGACCTCTCTGCACGCCGAGCCGGGACAGCAGGTGGAGCCCGGTCTGCTGCTGGCGGTGGTGCAGCCGGCCTGA
- a CDS encoding 4-coumarate--CoA ligase family protein, with protein sequence MFRSAYAPVPPVELPVHDAVLGHAAGFGERPALVDGTDGTTLTYEQLDRFHRRLAAAFAEAGVRKGDVLALHSPNTIAFPTAFYAATRAGATVTTAHPLATAEELAKQLRDSGARWLVTVSPLLATARRAAELAGGVREIFVCDSAPGHRSLIDLLGTAAPEPEITFDVAEDVAVLPYSSGTTGVPKGVMLTHRQIATNLAQLQSAAPTGPGERILAVLPFFHIYGLTALMNAPLRLGSTVVVLPRFDLETFLAAIEKHRITGLYVAPPIVLALAKHPAVTRYDLSCLRYVLCAAAPLDAALARACAHRLGLPPIGQAYGMTELSPGSHVVPLDRLHDAPAGTVGKLIADTEMRITALDDPARDLGAGETGEILIRGPQVMKGYLGRPEATAELIDADGWLHTGDVGRVDGDGWLFVVDRVKELIKYKGFQVAPAELEALLLTHPGIADAAVVGHYDEDGNEVPHAFVVRRSDGGEPTENDVLLYVAERVAPYKRVREVTFTHSVPRAASGKILRRELRERI encoded by the coding sequence GTGTTCCGCAGCGCGTACGCGCCCGTCCCGCCCGTCGAACTCCCCGTCCATGACGCCGTGCTGGGCCACGCGGCCGGCTTCGGTGAGCGGCCCGCGCTGGTCGACGGCACGGACGGGACCACGCTCACGTACGAGCAGCTGGACCGGTTCCACCGGCGGCTCGCCGCCGCGTTCGCCGAGGCGGGCGTTCGCAAGGGCGATGTCCTCGCCCTGCACAGCCCCAACACCATCGCCTTCCCGACCGCCTTCTACGCCGCCACCCGCGCGGGCGCCACCGTCACCACGGCCCATCCGCTCGCCACCGCCGAGGAGCTGGCCAAGCAGCTGCGGGACAGCGGGGCCCGCTGGCTGGTCACCGTCTCCCCGCTGCTGGCCACCGCCCGCCGCGCCGCCGAACTGGCGGGCGGCGTACGGGAGATCTTCGTGTGCGACAGCGCCCCCGGGCACCGCTCGCTGATCGACCTGCTCGGCACGGCGGCGCCCGAACCGGAGATCACCTTCGACGTGGCGGAGGACGTCGCGGTGCTGCCGTACTCCTCCGGCACCACCGGCGTGCCCAAGGGGGTGATGCTCACCCACCGGCAGATCGCCACCAACCTGGCGCAGCTGCAGTCCGCCGCGCCCACCGGACCCGGTGAACGCATCCTCGCCGTCCTGCCGTTCTTCCACATCTACGGCCTGACCGCGCTGATGAACGCGCCCCTGCGCCTGGGCAGCACGGTCGTCGTGCTGCCCCGCTTCGACCTGGAGACCTTCCTCGCCGCGATCGAGAAGCACCGCATCACCGGCCTCTACGTCGCCCCGCCGATCGTCCTCGCCCTCGCCAAGCACCCCGCGGTCACCCGCTACGACCTCTCCTGCCTCCGGTACGTCCTGTGCGCCGCCGCCCCGCTGGACGCCGCGCTCGCCCGCGCCTGCGCGCACCGCCTCGGACTGCCCCCGATCGGCCAGGCGTACGGCATGACCGAACTGTCCCCGGGCAGCCATGTCGTCCCGCTCGACCGGCTGCACGACGCGCCCGCCGGGACCGTCGGCAAGCTGATCGCGGACACCGAGATGCGGATCACCGCCCTGGACGACCCCGCCCGCGACCTCGGCGCGGGCGAGACGGGCGAGATCCTGATCCGGGGACCCCAGGTGATGAAGGGCTACCTGGGCCGGCCCGAGGCCACCGCCGAGCTGATCGACGCGGACGGCTGGCTGCACACCGGCGACGTGGGCCGAGTCGACGGCGACGGCTGGCTGTTCGTGGTGGACCGGGTGAAGGAACTCATCAAGTACAAGGGCTTCCAGGTGGCCCCCGCCGAACTGGAGGCCCTGCTGCTCACCCATCCCGGCATCGCCGACGCGGCGGTCGTCGGCCACTACGACGAGGACGGCAACGAGGTGCCGCACGCCTTCGTCGTCCGCCGCTCCGACGGCGGCGAACCCACCGAGAACGACGTGCTGCTCTACGTGGCCGAGCGCGTCGCACCGTACAAACGCGTCCGCGAGGTCACCTTCACCCACAGCGTGCCGCGCGCCGCCTCCGGGAAGATCCTGCGGCGCGAGCTCAGGGAGCGCATATGA
- a CDS encoding acyclic terpene utilization AtuA family protein, whose translation MNPLRIGNFSGFYGDRADALREMLTGGELDVLTGDYLAELTMLILARDRLKDPGAGYARTFLRQLEECLGLIQERGVRIVTNAGGLNPAGLAAKTRELADRLGIPLRVAHVEGDDLTAAHPGTLAAHAYLGGFGIAECLRAGADIVVTGRVTDAALVTGPAAAHFGWEPGEFDKLAGAVVAGHVLECGTQATGGNYAFFREGDVRRPGFPLAEIHADGSSVITKHPGTGGFVDIGTVTAQLLYETGGARYAGPDVTARLDSVRLSQDGPDRVRVEGVRGEAPPPTLKAGLNRLGGFRNEVVFVLTGLDIEAKAELVQDQLAAEIATSPPADVRWELVRTDRPDAGTEETASALLRLVVRDPDQRVVGRALSGAAIELALASYPGFHVLAPPGKGDPYGIFEDAYVPQGEVPHTAVLPDGRPVRVPPPPRTRPLEEAPSPDLPDPLPPGATRRAPLGLVAGARSGDKGGNANVGVWARTDEAWRWLAHELTVDRFRELLPESRDLPVTRHPLPGLRALNFVVTGILGAGVASRHRFDPQAKALGEWLRSRHLDIPEALL comes from the coding sequence GTGAACCCGCTGCGGATAGGCAACTTCTCCGGCTTCTACGGCGACCGCGCCGACGCCCTGCGCGAGATGCTCACCGGCGGCGAACTCGACGTCCTCACCGGCGACTACCTCGCCGAACTCACCATGCTGATCCTCGCCCGCGACCGGCTGAAGGACCCCGGCGCCGGATACGCCCGCACCTTCCTGCGCCAGCTGGAGGAGTGCCTCGGCCTGATCCAGGAGCGCGGGGTGCGGATCGTCACCAACGCGGGCGGGCTCAACCCCGCCGGACTAGCGGCAAAGACACGCGAGTTGGCCGACCGGCTGGGCATACCCCTGCGCGTCGCGCACGTCGAGGGCGACGACCTGACCGCCGCCCACCCCGGCACCCTCGCCGCCCACGCCTACCTCGGCGGGTTCGGCATCGCCGAGTGCCTGCGGGCGGGCGCGGACATCGTGGTCACCGGGCGGGTGACCGACGCGGCCCTCGTCACCGGGCCCGCCGCGGCCCATTTCGGCTGGGAGCCGGGGGAGTTCGACAAGCTGGCCGGGGCCGTCGTCGCCGGGCACGTGCTGGAGTGCGGGACGCAGGCCACCGGCGGGAACTACGCCTTCTTCCGGGAGGGCGACGTACGGCGGCCCGGCTTCCCGCTCGCCGAGATCCACGCCGACGGCAGCAGCGTCATCACCAAGCACCCCGGCACCGGCGGGTTCGTGGACATCGGCACGGTCACCGCGCAGCTGCTGTACGAGACCGGGGGCGCCCGGTACGCCGGACCCGATGTCACCGCCCGGCTCGACAGCGTCCGGCTCAGCCAGGACGGACCCGACCGGGTGCGCGTCGAGGGGGTGCGCGGGGAGGCGCCCCCGCCGACGCTCAAGGCCGGGCTCAACCGGCTCGGGGGCTTTCGCAACGAGGTCGTCTTCGTGCTCACCGGGCTCGACATCGAGGCCAAGGCGGAACTCGTCCAGGACCAGCTGGCGGCGGAGATCGCGACGTCGCCGCCGGCCGACGTCCGCTGGGAACTCGTCCGCACCGACCGCCCCGACGCCGGCACCGAGGAGACCGCGAGCGCCCTGCTGCGTCTCGTCGTACGGGATCCGGACCAGCGGGTCGTGGGGCGGGCGCTCAGCGGAGCGGCCATCGAGCTGGCGCTCGCCAGTTACCCCGGATTCCATGTGCTCGCCCCGCCCGGCAAGGGCGACCCCTACGGGATCTTCGAGGACGCGTACGTGCCCCAGGGGGAGGTGCCCCACACGGCCGTCCTCCCCGACGGGCGGCCCGTACGGGTCCCCCCGCCGCCGCGGACGCGGCCCCTGGAGGAGGCCCCCTCCCCGGACCTGCCCGACCCGCTCCCGCCCGGTGCCACCCGCCGCGCCCCCCTCGGCCTCGTCGCCGGCGCCCGCAGCGGGGACAAGGGCGGGAACGCCAACGTGGGGGTGTGGGCCCGCACCGACGAGGCGTGGCGGTGGCTCGCGCACGAGCTGACCGTGGACCGCTTCCGGGAGCTGCTCCCCGAGAGCCGCGACCTGCCCGTCACCCGTCACCCGCTCCCCGGGCTGCGCGCCCTGAACTTCGTCGTCACCGGCATCCTCGGCGCCGGCGTCGCCTCCCGGCACCGCTTCGACCCGCAGGCCAAGGCCCTCGGCGAATGGCTGCGCTCCCGCCACCTGGACATCCCGGAGGCCCTCCTGTGA
- a CDS encoding TetR/AcrR family transcriptional regulator, with protein MSTTADRARGPRTDRDRQPKQDRSRATRQRLLEAAVACLAEHGWAGSTVAVVAERAGVSRGAAQHHFPTREDLFTAAVEYVAEERSSALRELFPDGAEGDRRAVVTALVDLYTGPLFRAALQLWVAASNEEQLRGRVTELEARVGRETHRIAVDLLCADESRPGVRETVQGLLDMARGLGLANVLTDDTVRRERVVAQWAALVETSLG; from the coding sequence ATGAGTACGACGGCGGACCGCGCCCGCGGGCCACGGACGGACCGGGACCGGCAGCCCAAGCAGGACCGCAGCCGGGCCACCCGGCAGCGGCTCCTGGAGGCCGCCGTCGCCTGTCTCGCCGAACACGGCTGGGCGGGCTCCACGGTCGCCGTCGTCGCCGAGCGCGCCGGGGTCTCCCGGGGCGCGGCCCAGCACCACTTCCCGACCCGCGAGGACCTGTTCACGGCGGCCGTCGAGTACGTCGCCGAGGAGCGCTCCAGCGCGCTGCGCGAACTCTTCCCGGACGGCGCCGAGGGCGACCGCCGGGCCGTCGTCACCGCCCTGGTCGACCTCTACACCGGCCCGCTCTTCCGGGCCGCCCTCCAGCTGTGGGTGGCCGCCTCCAACGAGGAGCAACTGCGCGGCCGGGTCACCGAACTGGAGGCCCGCGTCGGCCGCGAGACCCATCGCATCGCCGTCGATCTGCTGTGCGCCGACGAATCCCGGCCCGGTGTCCGCGAGACCGTCCAGGGCCTCCTCGACATGGCCCGCGGCCTCGGCCTCGCCAACGTCCTCACCGACGACACGGTCCGCCGCGAACGGGTCGTGGCGCAGTGGGCGGCCCTGGTGGAGACGTCACTCGGCTGA
- a CDS encoding enoyl-CoA hydratase family protein — protein sequence MTTTIGRSRTRGVETLSLDATGTRNALSASLVAALADALAECGGDPDVRAVVLTHTGTTFSAGADLREPPHPDALVALLRQLVALPKPVLARVTGHVRAGGLGLLAACDLAFAGAAATFAFTEVRIGVAPAVISLPLLPRADPRALARYYLTGERFGPGEAVRTGLLTAAADDVDEALAPALDGLRRSAPEALTETKRLLTARVLETFDRDAADLTALSARLFASDQAREGMTAFLEKRDSAWVV from the coding sequence ATGACCACCACCATCGGACGCTCGCGCACCCGCGGCGTCGAGACCCTCAGCCTGGACGCCACCGGCACCCGCAACGCCCTGTCCGCGAGCCTCGTCGCCGCCCTCGCCGACGCGCTGGCCGAGTGCGGCGGGGACCCGGACGTACGGGCCGTCGTCCTCACCCACACCGGCACCACCTTCTCGGCCGGCGCCGACCTGCGCGAACCGCCGCACCCGGACGCGCTGGTCGCCCTGCTGCGGCAGCTCGTCGCCCTGCCCAAGCCGGTCCTCGCCCGGGTCACCGGGCATGTCCGCGCGGGCGGCCTCGGCCTGCTCGCCGCCTGCGACCTGGCCTTCGCGGGCGCCGCGGCCACCTTCGCCTTCACCGAGGTGCGCATCGGGGTGGCCCCCGCGGTGATCTCGCTGCCGCTGCTGCCGCGCGCCGATCCGCGCGCCCTGGCCCGCTACTACCTCACCGGGGAGCGCTTCGGCCCCGGGGAGGCCGTGCGCACCGGGCTGCTCACGGCCGCGGCCGACGATGTGGACGAGGCCCTGGCACCCGCCCTGGACGGGCTGCGCCGCTCCGCGCCCGAGGCCCTGACGGAGACGAAACGGCTGCTCACGGCTAGGGTGCTGGAGACATTCGACCGGGACGCGGCCGACCTGACCGCGCTCTCGGCCCGCCTGTTCGCCTCCGACCAGGCCCGGGAGGGGATGACGGCCTTCCTGGAGAAGCGGGATTCGGCATGGGTGGTGTGA
- a CDS encoding acyl-CoA dehydrogenase family protein, with protein MTTHIESEEHTALRSAVSALGNRYGRDYLTRTLAEGKPLTELWSEAGKLGYLGVNLPEAYGGGGGGITELSIVLEELGAAGSPLLMLVVSPAICGTVIARFGTEAQKRDWLPGLADGTKLMAFGITEPDAGSNSHRITTTARRDGADWLLTGRKVFISGVDMADAVLIVGRTEDARTGRLKPCLFIVPTDAPGFRKHPIDMELKAAEKQFELVLDDVRLPADALVGDEDAGLLQLFAGLNPERVMTAAFAIGMGRYALGRAIEYARDRTVWKTPIGAHQAIAHPLAQAHIDLELARLMMQKAARLYDAGDDIGAGEAANMAKYAAGEACVKAVDQAVHTLGGNGLTREYGLASLITAARVARIAPVSREMILNYVSHQSLGLPKSY; from the coding sequence ATGACCACCCACATCGAATCCGAAGAACACACGGCCCTGCGGTCGGCCGTATCCGCCCTCGGCAACCGTTACGGCCGCGACTACCTCACCCGCACCCTCGCCGAGGGCAAACCCCTCACCGAACTCTGGTCGGAGGCCGGGAAGCTGGGCTATCTCGGCGTCAACCTGCCGGAGGCGTACGGCGGTGGCGGCGGCGGTATCACCGAACTCTCCATCGTCCTGGAGGAGTTGGGTGCCGCCGGCTCCCCCCTGCTCATGCTCGTCGTGTCCCCCGCCATCTGCGGCACCGTGATCGCCCGCTTCGGCACCGAGGCGCAGAAGCGCGACTGGCTGCCCGGCCTCGCCGACGGCACGAAGCTGATGGCCTTCGGCATCACCGAACCCGACGCCGGTTCCAACAGCCACCGCATCACCACCACCGCCCGCCGCGACGGCGCGGACTGGCTGCTCACCGGCCGAAAGGTGTTCATCTCCGGCGTGGACATGGCCGACGCGGTACTGATCGTCGGCCGCACCGAGGACGCCCGCACCGGCCGCCTCAAGCCCTGCCTGTTCATCGTGCCGACCGACGCACCCGGCTTCCGGAAGCACCCGATCGACATGGAACTCAAGGCCGCGGAGAAGCAGTTCGAGCTGGTCCTGGACGATGTGCGGCTGCCCGCCGACGCGCTCGTCGGCGACGAGGACGCGGGCCTGCTCCAGCTGTTCGCCGGGCTCAACCCGGAGCGCGTCATGACGGCCGCGTTCGCCATCGGGATGGGCCGCTACGCGCTCGGCCGGGCCATCGAGTACGCCCGGGACCGCACCGTCTGGAAGACGCCCATCGGCGCGCACCAGGCGATCGCGCACCCCCTGGCGCAGGCGCACATCGACCTGGAGCTGGCCCGGCTGATGATGCAGAAGGCGGCCCGGCTCTACGACGCGGGCGACGACATCGGCGCGGGCGAGGCCGCCAACATGGCCAAGTACGCGGCCGGCGAGGCATGCGTGAAGGCCGTCGACCAGGCCGTGCACACCCTCGGCGGCAACGGCCTCACCCGCGAGTACGGGCTCGCCTCGCTGATCACGGCCGCGCGGGTGGCCCGTATCGCGCCGGTGAGCCGGGAGATGATCCTCAACTACGTCTCCCACCAGAGTCTGGGCCTGCCCAAGTCGTACTGA